GAGAGGCTGGCAAGAGAGCTTGAGGTGAATGCAGAGTTTACAGGCTTCCTTCCGAGAAAAAAGGTTATAGAGTACCTTTCAAGAGCTTCTCTTCTCGTTCTGCCCTCATTATCCAGGCTGGAGGCGTTCGGAATAGTCCTTCTTGAGGCGATGGCATGCGGAACTCCAGTTGCTGCCTCTGACCTTCCGGGTGTTAGGGATGTTGCATCTGAGGCGGGCTTCGTTTTTCCTCCGGGAGATTACATGAGGCTGAGCGAAATAATAAACGAAGTTCTGAGCGACGAGAGGAAGGTGAAAGCGATTGGAGAAAGCGGAAGGAGAATTGTAAGGGAGAAGTACAGCTGGGATGTGGTTGTCAAGTCCCTCATAAGGTTGTACGAGTCTCTCATTTGACTTCAAGAAAATATTTTAAACGCCTTTTCGATTTTAAATCAAATGAGGTTGCTGACAATAGGCTCGGGGCTGCGCGGGGCCAAGGTGGCAGAAATTCTGCATAAAAAAGGCGTGAAGGTCAACAGAGTTCCCCTGTTTAAGTGCTTTGCAGTTCTGAACAATGAGGAGCACTTGAGAAGCATTTCGATAGGTGACGACAGGAAGTACTACGTTCACGGGCTGAAAGGAGACGTGAGCGGGTTTGTGAATCAAATCACATCTCTTTATGAAATATTTGAGGGCAGCCTTGTTTTAACCTCGCTGGAGGATGATTTTGGCTACATAACATCTCTCGAGCTCTGCCAGAGGCTCAGAAAAGTTACGGAGGATGCTGTAATCTCCCTCGCAATAGTCCCCCAACTTGACACCTCGAGCATTGGGGAGATAAAGAAGCGAATTCGAAGTCTCAGAGACGTTTCGGACATTCTGATTCTCTTTGAGGGGGAGGTTGGAGTTGAGAGAAAAATCCTTGAGGTGATGAACCTCGTTGCCCTTGCCGGCGAGATTGATTTGAAGAAGAGGGTGGCTGGGGAGGTAGTTGTTGACACGTCCGATGTCTTCAACGCTTTGAAATCCGACGGATTCGCCATAGCGGGCTTGGCTGAGAGAAAGATACCCTTTAACTTTAAGAACCTGATTTTCAGAAGGAACAGCGAGCTCAAGGCGGTGAGAACTAGAAGAATGATAGAGCTGACGGAGGAAGCGCTGCAGAACGTGAGCATCAACGGAGATGTTGAGAACGCCAAATCAGCATTGCTCCTCTTCGCCGGTAAGCCTGATGAGCTGACAATGGAGGGGCTTTTCTCCTCAATAGCGATGATAGAGAACATCAACAGGGATATCGTTGTGAGGTACGGGGACTATCCAATTCCCGGTTCGAGGAAAGTTTCCGCCGTTTTAATATTCTCAGGAATCAGGAAATTCCGCTTTGCCTGAAAAGGGAGAACAGCTTGAAAATCGTACCGTGGTAAATTATTCTGTCCTCGATTCTTGACTGGAGTGTTTTAAAGGCGTAATCGTCGATTTCGAATTCCACGTCGTCGTATTTGACATCCTTCAGGATTAGACCGTAAGGTGGAGCGGGCTCGACCCTCTCCTTGTGCTTTTCCGGGTTCAGGAGGTCCCTGAACCACTCAATGCTTCTGTGCTGCTTTCCGATCTCCATTATTGCCGTCACTATGCAGCGAACCATGTTCCAGGTAAAGGCGTTCCCCTCAATCTCGAAGATTATGAACTCCCTGTCCGCTCTAATGTCGGCGCTAATAATTTCCCTAACGCAGCTCTCTCCCTCTCCGAATTTCTTGGTGAAGTTTGAGAAGTCGTGGACGCCGATCAGCTCTTTAACAGCCTTTCTCATCGCAGAAATGTCGTAGTCCGAGCCGTACATAACGTATGTGTAAACTCTGCTCTTCGCCCTTCTCGGGTCGAAGTCCTCGGAAACCTTCGCCCACGCCCATGCTGTTATGTCTTCGGGAAGCTCAGCGTTCAGCATTCTCGGAAAGATTTTGTCCTCGGAGTAGAAGGAAATGACCTGGCCGTAGGCATGAACTCCGGCATCAGTTCTCCCGGCACTCCTCAGCCTCGGATTCTCAACTCCGAGCCTTCTTAGGGCGTTGATTACCTCTCCCTCAACCGTCCTTTGGTCGGGCTGAAACTGACTTCCGTGAAAGTTGTCACCGAAGTACGCTATCTTGAACGCGAACTTCATCACAGCTCTCTCCCGACGAGAGACGAAACGAACTCGTTAAGTGCGCTCATTCTCCTCTGCAGTATCTCCTTAACCTGCTTCTGCCCCTGATAAAGACCAACTGCCGTGCCGACGATGAATAGAAACTCAAGCTCGTCGAGCTGGTACTTCTCCCTCAATTCAATCAAATCTCTAACCTTGCTCTCTGGCAGGCCGTCAACGGTAAGCTCCTCCTCTTCAACCCTCTCGAGGAACTTTTCGTCCGCACCCCACCTTGTTTTCAGCTCCTCAAAGGCGTCCCAGAGTATCGACTTTCTCGTCTGAATATCCATGGCAAAAGTGAGGTAAAAATTTTAAAAAACTTTCCCAATTCCAAGGCTCTCGTTCGTCTTCCTTATGCTCTCCTCCTTCTCCGCAAGCTCGAACATGGCCCTTATGGCGTCAATGTTCTCCGGAACAACAATAGCCTCCTGATGCACCGCCTGCGTTACGAAGAGGTCGTTTCCATCAACGCCGATCGATTCCCTCCAAACGATGTTCTCGTAGAGGTCGTACCTGAGCCTGAGCTCTCTCGCGAACTCGATTACCTTTGCCGTTGAGGTGAAGCCATCCTCTGCGGAAATAAGCATGATTCTCGGCTCCTCGCTGAGAGCGCTCACGACGTCTTCTGCTTTGACCGCTTCTCTCATCTCAACGCAGAGGGAGTGGACGTGC
The nucleotide sequence above comes from Archaeoglobus fulgidus DSM 4304. Encoded proteins:
- the truA gene encoding tRNA pseudouridine(38-40) synthase TruA, whose protein sequence is MKFAFKIAYFGDNFHGSQFQPDQRTVEGEVINALRRLGVENPRLRSAGRTDAGVHAYGQVISFYSEDKIFPRMLNAELPEDITAWAWAKVSEDFDPRRAKSRVYTYVMYGSDYDISAMRKAVKELIGVHDFSNFTKKFGEGESCVREIISADIRADREFIIFEIEGNAFTWNMVRCIVTAIMEIGKQHRSIEWFRDLLNPEKHKERVEPAPPYGLILKDVKYDDVEFEIDDYAFKTLQSRIEDRIIYHGTIFKLFSLFRQSGIS
- a CDS encoding cell division protein, with product MRLLTIGSGLRGAKVAEILHKKGVKVNRVPLFKCFAVLNNEEHLRSISIGDDRKYYVHGLKGDVSGFVNQITSLYEIFEGSLVLTSLEDDFGYITSLELCQRLRKVTEDAVISLAIVPQLDTSSIGEIKKRIRSLRDVSDILILFEGEVGVERKILEVMNLVALAGEIDLKKRVAGEVVVDTSDVFNALKSDGFAIAGLAERKIPFNFKNLIFRRNSELKAVRTRRMIELTEEALQNVSINGDVENAKSALLLFAGKPDELTMEGLFSSIAMIENINRDIVVRYGDYPIPGSRKVSAVLIFSGIRKFRFA